Proteins encoded together in one Thermomonospora curvata DSM 43183 window:
- a CDS encoding RNA polymerase sigma factor — protein sequence MTVPVRVAVHGDDPDQDDRALIERSRERPELFAAVYDRYFVEIHRYLARRLGADVADDLAAEVFLTAFEKRAHFDAARGRLRPWLYGIATTLIARHRRAEKRRYRALARMVPHEAAEDHGDRVAARVTAQALRLAPAVRKLASGDRDVLLLVVLGGLSYAEVAEALGIPLGTVGSRMNRARRKLRRSLGESNPLISGQETRDG from the coding sequence ATGACCGTGCCGGTACGAGTCGCCGTGCACGGCGATGACCCTGATCAGGACGATCGTGCACTCATCGAGCGGTCGCGGGAACGGCCGGAGCTGTTCGCGGCCGTCTATGATCGCTACTTCGTCGAGATCCACCGGTACCTGGCACGGCGGCTGGGCGCGGACGTGGCCGACGATCTGGCCGCTGAGGTCTTCCTGACCGCCTTTGAGAAACGCGCCCACTTCGACGCCGCCCGCGGGCGGCTGCGACCGTGGCTGTATGGGATCGCCACCACGCTGATCGCCCGGCACCGCCGCGCCGAGAAACGCAGATACCGGGCATTGGCGCGGATGGTTCCGCACGAGGCGGCCGAAGACCACGGGGACCGGGTGGCCGCCCGGGTCACCGCGCAGGCGCTGCGCCTGGCGCCGGCCGTCCGCAAACTGGCCTCCGGCGACCGTGACGTGCTGCTGCTGGTGGTGCTGGGCGGGCTGAGCTACGCCGAGGTCGCCGAGGCGCTGGGCATCCCCCTCGGGACCGTGGGTTCGCGGATGAACCGGGCCCGCCGGAAACTGCGCCGGTCACTGGGCGAGAGCAATCCCCTCATTTCTGGTCAGGAGACCCGCGATGGATGA
- a CDS encoding DNA-directed RNA polymerase subunit beta', which yields MLDVNFFDELRIGLATADDIRQWSHGEVKKPETINYRTLKPEKDGLFCEKIFGPTRDWECYCGKYKRVRFKGIICERCGVEVTRAKVRRERMGHIELAAPVTHIWYFKGVPSRLGYLLDLAPKDLEKVIYFAAYMITSVDTEKRERDLPTLEAQISVERQQIEQRRDADIELRQQKLEADLAELEASGAKADAKRKLRDSAEREIKQLRDRAQRELDRLEEVWNRFKNLKVQDLEGDELLYREMRDRFGQYFEGGMGARAIQARLENFDLEAEAEKLREIIRTGKGQKKARALKRLKVVSAFLNTRNSPLGMVLDCIPVIPPDLRPMVQLDGGRFATSDLNDLYRRVINRNNRLKRLLDLGAPEIIVNNEKRMLQEAVDALFDNGRRGRPVTGPGNRPLKSLSDMLKGKQGRFRQNLLGKRVDYSGRSVIVVGPQLKLHQCGLPKQMALELFKPFVMKRLVDLNHAQNIKSAKRMVERARPVVWDVLEEVIAEHPVLLNRAPTLHRLGIQAFEPQLVEGKAIQIHPLVCTAFNADFDGDQMAVHLPLSAEAQAEARILMLSTNNILKPSDGKPVTMPTQDMVIGLYWLTTMKEGAKGEGRAFSSPAEAVMAYDRGELDLQAKIQVRIKDTPPPRDWVAPEGYEPGQPYRLETTLGRCMFNETLPDDFPFVNIEVGKKQLSQIVNQLAENYPKVVVAAALDELKDRGFYWATRSGVTIAIEDVVAPPNKERILAEYEARADKVQRQYDRGLITDEERRQELIEIWTHATAEVMEDMTKAFPKDNPVWMMVNSGARGNPLQVRQIAGMRGLVSNPKGETIPRPIKSSFREGLSVVEYFISTHGARKGLADTALRTADSGYLTRRLVDVAQDVIVREADCGTDRTITVRTAERAPDGSLVRPPHAETSVIGRTIAEDVVVDGTVIVQAGADLSDAVLTRLIEAGVEEVRTRSSLVCESKIGVCAACYGRSLATGKRVDVGEAVGIIAAQSIGEPGTQLTMRTFHTGGVAGADITHGLPRVQELFEARVPKGVAPISEVAGRVKIEETEKAKKIIIVPDDGSDEVAYQVPMRARLMDGVREGAHVEVGQQLIVGAQNPHEVLRILGPRAVQLHLVQEVQEVYRSQGVSIHDKHIEIIVRQMLKRVNILESGDTDLLPGDLVERPVFEETNRKVVAEGGTPAAGRPVLMGITKASLATESWLSAASFQETTRVLTEAAMHAKSDPLLGLKENVIIGKLIPAGTGMPQYRNVRVEPTEEAKAAVYSVGSYDDGAEYSFGQGSGEAVPLEEYDFGQYNR from the coding sequence GTGCTGGACGTCAACTTCTTCGACGAGCTGCGGATCGGCCTGGCGACCGCCGACGACATCCGTCAGTGGTCGCACGGCGAGGTCAAAAAGCCCGAGACCATCAACTACCGGACCCTCAAGCCGGAAAAGGACGGCCTGTTCTGCGAGAAGATCTTCGGCCCCACCCGGGACTGGGAGTGCTACTGCGGTAAGTACAAGCGGGTTCGCTTCAAGGGCATCATCTGCGAGCGCTGCGGCGTGGAGGTCACCCGCGCCAAGGTGCGGCGTGAGCGGATGGGCCACATCGAGCTGGCCGCCCCGGTCACCCACATCTGGTACTTCAAGGGCGTTCCGTCGCGGCTGGGCTACCTGCTGGACCTGGCGCCCAAGGACCTGGAGAAGGTCATCTACTTCGCGGCGTACATGATCACCTCGGTGGACACCGAGAAGCGCGAGCGCGACCTGCCCACGCTGGAGGCGCAGATCTCGGTGGAGCGCCAGCAGATCGAGCAGCGCCGCGACGCCGACATCGAGCTGCGCCAGCAGAAGCTGGAGGCCGACCTGGCCGAGCTGGAGGCCTCCGGCGCCAAGGCCGACGCCAAGCGCAAGCTGCGCGACAGCGCCGAGCGGGAGATCAAGCAGCTGCGCGACCGGGCCCAGCGGGAGTTGGACCGCCTGGAGGAGGTCTGGAACCGCTTCAAGAACCTCAAGGTCCAGGACCTGGAGGGCGATGAGCTGCTGTACCGCGAGATGCGGGACCGCTTCGGCCAGTACTTCGAAGGCGGCATGGGCGCCCGCGCCATCCAGGCCCGCCTGGAGAACTTCGACCTGGAGGCCGAGGCCGAGAAGCTGCGGGAGATCATCCGCACCGGCAAGGGCCAGAAGAAGGCCCGCGCCCTCAAGCGGCTGAAGGTCGTCTCGGCGTTCCTCAACACCCGCAACAGCCCGCTGGGCATGGTGCTGGACTGCATCCCGGTCATCCCGCCGGACCTGCGCCCGATGGTGCAGCTGGACGGCGGCCGGTTCGCCACCAGCGACCTCAACGACCTGTACCGGCGGGTCATCAACCGCAACAACCGGCTCAAGCGGCTGCTGGACCTGGGCGCCCCTGAGATCATCGTCAACAACGAAAAGCGGATGCTCCAGGAGGCCGTCGACGCATTGTTCGACAACGGCCGCCGCGGCCGTCCGGTCACCGGCCCGGGCAACCGCCCGCTGAAGTCGCTGAGCGACATGCTCAAGGGCAAGCAGGGCCGGTTCCGCCAGAACCTGCTGGGCAAGCGCGTCGACTACTCCGGCCGCTCGGTCATCGTGGTCGGCCCGCAGCTGAAGCTGCACCAGTGCGGTCTGCCCAAGCAGATGGCGCTGGAGCTGTTCAAGCCGTTCGTGATGAAGCGGCTGGTCGACCTCAACCACGCCCAGAACATCAAGTCCGCCAAGCGGATGGTCGAGCGCGCCCGCCCGGTGGTGTGGGACGTGCTGGAGGAGGTCATCGCCGAGCACCCGGTGCTGCTGAACCGGGCGCCGACCCTGCACCGGCTCGGCATCCAGGCCTTCGAGCCGCAGCTGGTCGAGGGCAAGGCCATCCAGATCCACCCGCTGGTGTGCACCGCCTTCAACGCCGACTTCGACGGCGACCAGATGGCGGTCCACCTGCCGCTGTCGGCCGAGGCCCAGGCCGAGGCGCGGATCTTGATGCTGTCGACCAACAACATCCTCAAGCCCTCCGACGGCAAACCCGTCACCATGCCCACCCAGGACATGGTGATCGGCCTGTACTGGCTGACCACCATGAAGGAGGGCGCCAAGGGCGAGGGCCGGGCCTTCTCCTCGCCGGCCGAGGCCGTGATGGCCTACGACCGGGGCGAGCTGGACCTGCAGGCCAAGATCCAGGTGCGGATCAAGGACACCCCGCCGCCGCGCGACTGGGTCGCCCCCGAGGGGTACGAGCCGGGCCAGCCCTACCGGCTGGAGACCACGCTCGGCCGCTGCATGTTCAACGAGACGCTGCCGGACGACTTCCCCTTCGTCAACATCGAAGTGGGCAAGAAGCAGCTGTCGCAGATCGTCAACCAGCTCGCCGAGAATTACCCGAAGGTGGTCGTGGCGGCGGCGCTGGACGAGCTGAAGGACCGCGGCTTCTACTGGGCCACCCGCTCGGGCGTGACCATCGCGATCGAGGACGTGGTGGCGCCCCCGAACAAGGAGCGGATCCTGGCCGAGTACGAGGCCCGCGCCGACAAGGTGCAGCGCCAGTACGACCGCGGCCTGATCACCGACGAGGAGCGCCGCCAGGAGCTCATCGAGATCTGGACGCACGCCACCGCCGAGGTCATGGAGGACATGACCAAGGCGTTCCCGAAGGACAACCCGGTGTGGATGATGGTCAACTCCGGGGCCCGAGGGAACCCGCTGCAGGTCCGGCAGATCGCCGGTATGCGCGGCCTGGTCTCCAACCCCAAGGGCGAGACCATCCCGCGGCCGATCAAGTCCTCCTTCCGCGAGGGCCTGTCGGTGGTGGAGTACTTCATCTCCACCCACGGCGCCCGCAAGGGTCTGGCCGACACCGCGCTGCGCACCGCCGACTCCGGTTACCTGACCCGGCGTCTGGTGGACGTGGCCCAGGACGTCATCGTCCGCGAGGCCGACTGCGGCACCGACCGCACCATCACCGTCCGCACCGCCGAGCGGGCCCCCGACGGCTCGCTGGTCCGGCCGCCGCACGCCGAGACCAGCGTGATCGGGCGGACCATCGCCGAGGACGTCGTGGTGGACGGCACGGTGATCGTGCAGGCCGGCGCCGACCTGTCGGACGCGGTGCTCACCCGGCTGATCGAGGCCGGCGTGGAGGAGGTGCGCACCCGCAGCTCGCTGGTGTGCGAGTCCAAGATCGGTGTGTGCGCCGCCTGCTACGGCCGCTCGCTGGCCACCGGCAAGCGGGTGGACGTCGGTGAGGCGGTCGGCATCATCGCCGCCCAGTCCATCGGCGAGCCCGGCACCCAGCTGACCATGCGGACCTTCCACACCGGTGGTGTGGCCGGGGCGGACATCACCCACGGTCTGCCGCGTGTGCAGGAGCTGTTCGAGGCCCGCGTCCCCAAGGGCGTGGCCCCGATCAGCGAGGTGGCCGGCCGGGTCAAGATCGAGGAGACCGAGAAGGCCAAGAAGATCATCATCGTCCCGGACGACGGGTCCGATGAGGTCGCCTACCAGGTGCCGATGCGGGCCCGCCTGATGGACGGGGTCCGCGAGGGCGCCCACGTGGAGGTCGGCCAGCAGCTCATCGTGGGTGCCCAGAACCCGCACGAGGTGCTGCGCATCCTCGGCCCCCGCGCGGTGCAGCTGCACCTGGTCCAGGAGGTCCAGGAGGTCTACCGCTCGCAGGGCGTGTCGATCCACGACAAGCACATCGAGATCATCGTCCGCCAGATGCTCAAGCGGGTGAACATCCTGGAGTCGGGCGACACCGACCTGCTGCCGGGCGACCTGGTGGAGCGGCCGGTCTTCGAGGAGACCAACCGCAAGGTGGTGGCCGAGGGCGGCACCCCCGCCGCCGGCCGTCCGGTCCTGATGGGCATCACCAAGGCCTCGCTGGCCACCGAGTCGTGGCTGTCGGCGGCCTCCTTCCAGGAGACCACCCGGGTGCTCACCGAGGCGGCCATGCACGCCAAGAGCGACCCGCTGCTGGGCCTGAAGGAGAACGTCATCATCGGCAAGCTCATCCCGGCCGGTACCGGCATGCCGCAGTACCGCAACGTCCGGGTCGAGCCCACCGAGGAGGCCAAGGCCGCGGTGTACTCCGTCGGGTCCTACGACGACGGCGCCGAGTACTCCTTCGGCCAGGGCTCCGGCGAGGCCGTCCCGCTGGAGGAATACGACTTCGGTCAGTACAACCGCTGA